One genomic region from Sphingobacteriales bacterium encodes:
- a CDS encoding ABC transporter permease subunit has translation MKTLIIKEWKEQLRTGRFWIMMAVFVFFAILSPLTARYMPEIISSISQQQHIEIQIPEPTWTDSVAQYVKNISQICTFIIILLFMGIVVKEKETGTAVFVVVKPVSRNYFILSKVIVSFLVSLTALSVAFLLASAYTLLFFGEFPFLRFGFGNALILLYLWVIISTTIFFSTVARTQVMAAIFSFLLWLAMGLLAQIDGIGVFIPAKLISLSMTYSVSGELSWQALSGALFFLALFIFLSVFSFRKWEPS, from the coding sequence ATGAAAACATTAATAATCAAAGAATGGAAGGAGCAGCTCAGGACAGGAAGATTCTGGATTATGATGGCTGTATTTGTTTTTTTTGCCATCTTGTCGCCACTGACTGCCCGCTACATGCCTGAAATAATTTCTTCGATTTCCCAGCAACAACATATTGAAATACAAATTCCTGAGCCAACATGGACAGACTCGGTAGCTCAATATGTCAAAAACATTTCACAGATCTGCACTTTCATCATTATACTGCTGTTTATGGGCATTGTAGTCAAAGAAAAAGAAACAGGCACTGCTGTATTTGTGGTCGTAAAACCGGTTTCTCGCAACTATTTTATCCTTTCCAAAGTAATTGTTTCATTTTTGGTAAGCCTGACGGCTCTTTCAGTTGCCTTTCTGCTGGCATCCGCATACACCCTGCTTTTCTTCGGTGAATTTCCATTTCTCCGATTCGGGTTTGGAAATGCACTGATTTTACTCTATTTATGGGTAATTATTTCCACAACAATATTTTTCAGTACAGTGGCCAGGACTCAGGTGATGGCTGCTATTTTTTCCTTTCTCCTTTGGCTGGCAATGGGACTGCTTGCTCAGATAGATGGGATTGGAGTTTTTATTCCCGCAAAACTGATTTCTTTATCAATGACATATTCAGTTTCAGGTGAACTAAGCTGGCAAGCCTTATCAGGTGCTCTTTTTTTTCTGGCTTTGTTTATTTTTCTTTCTGTTTTCTCCTTCAGGAAATGGGAACCCTCATAG
- a CDS encoding PLDc_N domain-containing protein, with protein sequence MPIILINISLIIWCFVDWWKREKFRYFPKMVWLIIFLFIQLIGPVSYLLFGRDHDSN encoded by the coding sequence TTGCCTATAATTTTAATCAATATTTCACTGATTATCTGGTGTTTTGTTGATTGGTGGAAAAGGGAAAAATTCAGGTATTTCCCTAAAATGGTATGGTTAATCATATTCCTGTTTATCCAGTTAATCGGGCCTGTTTCATACCTGTTATTCGGAAGAGATCATGACAGCAATTAA
- a CDS encoding ABC transporter ATP-binding protein, which translates to MTAIKTEQLTKRYRGESQPALNGLCLEVPENSIFGFLGPNGAGKTTTIKILTALMSANSGYAEVAGIPVISGSPDLRKNIGYLSQEPRMYSWMKARELLCFVGDIFGFSPEERNRRADFLLELSGLQHEANKRISAFSGGMIQRLGIAQALMGKPKVLFLDEPTSALDPIGRKEVLDFIASLSNECTVFMSTHILSDVERVATDVAIISQGSLIVQDKTENLLRKYASGKLEIDFTTADETERFIREFNQSRLNGKIESEMLSITLTPPGTAFDRHEILQFAAEKKFEITRFEWVNATLEDVFIQLVSKKE; encoded by the coding sequence ATGACAGCAATTAAAACTGAACAACTAACGAAACGATACAGAGGGGAAAGCCAACCGGCTTTAAATGGTTTATGTCTGGAAGTACCGGAAAACAGCATTTTCGGGTTTCTTGGCCCTAATGGTGCCGGAAAAACCACCACCATTAAAATCCTGACAGCCCTGATGTCGGCAAACTCAGGCTATGCTGAAGTTGCCGGAATACCCGTAATATCAGGTTCGCCTGACCTGAGGAAAAATATCGGTTATTTAAGTCAGGAGCCAAGGATGTATTCATGGATGAAAGCCCGTGAACTTCTTTGTTTTGTGGGAGATATTTTCGGCTTCTCTCCTGAGGAAAGAAACCGGAGGGCTGATTTCCTGCTCGAATTATCGGGGCTGCAACATGAAGCAAATAAAAGAATTTCAGCTTTCTCGGGAGGAATGATACAACGGCTGGGGATCGCACAGGCATTGATGGGCAAACCAAAAGTGTTGTTTCTGGATGAACCGACTTCCGCTCTCGATCCGATTGGAAGAAAAGAAGTACTCGACTTTATTGCTTCACTCAGCAATGAATGTACGGTTTTTATGTCAACCCATATCCTCTCTGATGTTGAGCGGGTAGCAACGGATGTCGCCATCATCAGTCAGGGGAGTCTGATTGTTCAGGATAAAACGGAAAATCTTTTACGTAAATATGCTTCCGGCAAACTCGAAATTGATTTTACCACTGCGGATGAAACAGAAAGATTTATCAGGGAATTCAATCAAAGCAGATTAAACGGAAAAATTGAATCCGAAATGCTCTCAATAACCCTTACCCCACCGGGAACTGCATTCGACAGGCATGAAATCTTGCAGTTTGCGGCTGAAAAGAAGTTTGAAATTACCCGTTTTGAATGGGTAAATGCCACCCTTGAAGATGTTTTTATACAATTGGTCAGTAAAAAAGAATAA